Part of the Sulfobacillus acidophilus DSM 10332 genome, GGTATCCACGGCGACCGCGTTTATGGTGGGCTTATGGGCCCGACTCTGGGCCCGAATTCCCCCGCGCCTCTTATTGGCGGGCGGTTACGGTCTAGCTACGGCCGCCGCCTACGCCCTTTACCGGGTGGTATCGCCGACCACTTGGAGGTTTTGGCTAGCCCTCTTTTTTCTGAGTGCGATGACCTCCATTACCTATTTAGCCGAAGATACCTTTAAAACCGGCGGATGGCCCTCACGGATGAGGGCCCGGCTTACCAGTGCCGTCCGCGTGACGGCGCTCTTGGGGGATATTGGGGTGTTATTGGCGACTCACCGGACGCGTCCGGAATATTTTCTCCGGGTGATGATTATCGTATGGGCCGTAGGCTGGATGGCCGCCCTTTTGTGGTGGCGGCAGGCTCAAGCGCCGGAACCCTAATACCCCGTACCCGCTTTCGGCATCGTGGTCAAAGCGGCTAGGCACCCACCCAGCCAGACGTGCCAACCGTTTCAACGTCGGAACCGAATACACGTGGCCTTCGTTTTTTAGAGCCAACTCCAATTGAAAAAGGCCGGTGAGGGGGGCGCTTCCTTTAAAATATCCCACAATGTAAAGTTCTCCCGAATCGGCCAGTCGTGACCCCAACCGCCGCAACAAGCCGACCAATTGCGCCCTTGGCAGTACCTCGACGAATCGAATCAAGCTAATTTTGGTAAAGGGCCCCGGGGGCAACGTATCCAACACATCGCCCCGCCAAAGAATCACACCGGTTCCGGCGGGCCAATCCTGAAACGCCTGGGCGCGGTCGACGGCCACCACCCGGTGTACGCGGGGGGCAATTTCACGAGCCCATTGGCCAGGCCCCGCCCCCACATCCAGCCATACGTCATCGGCCTTGACCGGCAGGGTTTTTAACAGCCAACGGGTAAGATACTGGCCGGTTTCCAGAAGACGGGCCTGTTCTCCCCGTGCTTCCCAGCTACCGGGATCCTCGTTGGACGGCATCAACGTCCGGGACAAGTGAAGCCAACGGGCGGCTTGGGCTACGCCTTCGAGGCAGCCCGAGGTCGGCTGTTGCCCCACCCAATGCCAATAGGGTCGGTCGTAGCGGACATAGCCCCCGTCTTGTAACGCCTCTAACACCGGTCTCAGATAAGTCCGGGAATATCCCCGGCGAACCAACTGACCGACGGTACACCCTCGCCGCAATTGATCATAAAGGCGACTGCGCAGCACCGCATCCAACAGTACCGTGTGATAAAACGGCAGATCGTGATGAATCCAGTCCGGTCGCACCGTGCATCCCTCCGCGGGTCTATGCTACGCGAGAGGTTCCGGATCTGGTGCGCGTCTCTCCGATTAAAAGCTATGTGTGAGTTCGAAGCCAATGGCCCAACGGCAACACCTCGACCCCGGCCGCATCCAGTGCCCGACGAACGGCGCGAGCCAATTCGACCGCGCCCGGGTTATCTCCGTGAATGCAAATTGTGTCAGGCGTTACCGTCAACCACTGTCCGTCGAGGGTGGGCACGCGATGCTGAAGAACCATTTCGACTGCACGCCGGGCCGCCACCGACGGATCCTGAATCACGGCTCCCGGCAAAGACCGGGGCGCTAATCGGCCATCGGGGAGATATGCGCGATCGACATAGACTTCCTGCGCCACGGTTAACCCGCGGGCGCGTCCTCGCGCCAACAGCTCCCCACCATAGGCGATGAGAATCAACTGCCGATCATATAACTCGATCGCATCCAGAATGGCATCCGCTAAAGAGGCATCCGTCACGGCCAGATTATTCAACTGGCCGTGGGGTTTCACATGCGCGAGAGGGATATTTTCCGCCCGGCAAAAAGCGTGCAGTGCGCCAATCTGATACAGCACGTCGGTATGCGCTTCCTCGGGAGTTACCGCCAAATTCCGGCGTCCAAAGCCCACTAAATCGGGAAACGCCGGATGGGCCCCCACCGAGACGCCGTGAGATTTCGCCAAACGAACGGTTCGTGCCATCACGCGCGGATCGCCGGCATGAAATCCACAGGCCACATTCGCCGACGTAATATAGGGCAAGACCGATTCGTCATGTCCCATAGTCCAAGCCCCAAAGCTTTCCCCCATGTCACTGTTCAGATCAATCCGTGCCGCCATCATCCCATCCCCTTATCGTCGCGATTTCGTCACCGGCCTCAACCCACGAACCGTCCCTCACGAGATCCAAGAGAATTCCAAAGACCGGACTGGTCACCGTCATCCGCTGACCCAGGCTAATGATATCCAAAATCGGTTGTCCCGCCGCCACGACATCCCCGGGAGCGCTTAATAGGCGCCCTTCACCATCGTTCCTGTCCACCCCTCCGGCAATGGGCGCCCGGATTGGGATGTCCCGCGGCAACGTTGCCCCGTGCTCAATCCAGCTCTGTTGTTGACGCCACGCCGTATAGGCAGCCTCCGGGGTGACCGGGTCGAAAAAGACCAGTTCCCCCGGAACCAATTGGGCCAGGGCCGGCCAATCGGCCCGAATC contains:
- a CDS encoding hypothetical protein (KEGG: tfu:Tfu_1258 hypothetical protein~SPTR: Putative uncharacterized protein), giving the protein MRPDWIHHDLPFYHTVLLDAVLRSRLYDQLRRGCTVGQLVRRGYSRTYLRPVLEALQDGGYVRYDRPYWHWVGQQPTSGCLEGVAQAARWLHLSRTLMPSNEDPGSWEARGEQARLLETGQYLTRWLLKTLPVKADDVWLDVGAGPGQWAREIAPRVHRVVAVDRAQAFQDWPAGTGVILWRGDVLDTLPPGPFTKISLIRFVEVLPRAQLVGLLRRLGSRLADSGELYIVGYFKGSAPLTGLFQLELALKNEGHVYSVPTLKRLARLAGWVPSRFDHDAESGYGVLGFRRLSLPPPQKGGHPAYGPYDNHHPEKIFRTRPVSRQ
- a CDS encoding UPF0271 protein ybgL (PFAM: LamB/YcsF family~COGs: COG1540 conserved hypothetical protein~HAMAP: UPF0271 protein ybgL~InterPro IPR005501~KEGG: tga:TGAM_1185 LamB/YcsF family protein~PFAM: LamB/YcsF~SPTR: Lactam utilization related protein (LamB)), with product MAARIDLNSDMGESFGAWTMGHDESVLPYITSANVACGFHAGDPRVMARTVRLAKSHGVSVGAHPAFPDLVGFGRRNLAVTPEEAHTDVLYQIGALHAFCRAENIPLAHVKPHGQLNNLAVTDASLADAILDAIELYDRQLILIAYGGELLARGRARGLTVAQEVYVDRAYLPDGRLAPRSLPGAVIQDPSVAARRAVEMVLQHRVPTLDGQWLTVTPDTICIHGDNPGAVELARAVRRALDAAGVEVLPLGHWLRTHT